The following coding sequences lie in one Gouania willdenowi chromosome 5, fGouWil2.1, whole genome shotgun sequence genomic window:
- the LOC114463973 gene encoding oocyte zinc finger protein XlCOF6-like isoform X9 — protein sequence MMTDSSAEEHSADVPDGVSCKHGLKLQDHLHIKKEEEELWESLEEKQETDITAVTVKSEDEEEEAQCSLLHWRQSEENIKGEPATCSSAKLMKVEPNGDISEGPEAANTCTQQDTDGEETDCSDTEDSEDWREPLSQSEAQSEHMDMSCENFQTSEKNTRGTSYNTHKLFGCDVCGKQFSDQTTLKVHTRIHTGEKPFGCDFCGKGFRRKSDLNRHRSIHTEEKPYGCDVCGKQFSTRAYLKIHATVHSGEKPFGCDVCDQKFTRKSSLLTHSSVHTFEKRFGCDVCGKRFNRKTNLSVHSRTHTGEKPFSCDGCDKLFSTRTNLKSHMSSHTGEKPFGCDVCNKGFCHKSELTQHMRIHTGEKPYSCDVCSQKFNRKSNLSKHMRIHTVDKPYGCDEELWESLEEKQETDITAVTVKSEDEEEEAQCSLLHWRQSEENIKGEPATCSSAKLMKVEPNGDISEGPEAANTCTQQDTDGEETDCSDTEDSEDWREPLSQSEAQSEHMDMSCENFQTSENNTRGTSYNTLKPFGCDLCGKQFRDRYLLKIHMIIHTGEKPFGCEVCGKRFNRKTNLSMHSRTHTGEKPFSCDGCGKGFCHKSNMNRHMRIHTGEKPYECDVCGKGCYCRFELRQHMRTHTGEKRCSL from the exons ATGTTCCTGATGGTGTTTCCTGTAAACATGGACTGAAGCTCCAGGATcatctccacataaagaaggaagaggaagaactgtGGGAAAGTCTGGAGGAAAAGCAGGAGACGGATATCACGGCTGTTACTGTGAagagtgaag atgaagaggaggaagctcagtgttctctgctacactggagacaaagtgaggagaacatcaaaggagaacctgcaacctgcagctcagctaAACTCATGAAAGTAGAACCAAATGGAGACATCAGTGAAGGCCCAGAAGCAGCAAACACTTGTACACAACAAGACACTGATGGAGAGGAAACAGACTGCTCTGACACTGAAGACAGTGAGGATTGGAGGGAACCTTTGTCCCAGTCTGAAGCTCAGAGTGAACACATGGACATGAGCTGTGAGAACTTTCAAACATCTGAGAAAAACACCAGAGGAACAtcatacaacacacacaaactttttGGTTGTGACGTGTGTGGGAAACAATTTAGCGACCAAACAACTTTGAAGGTTCACAcaagaattcacacaggagaaaaGCCCTTTGGTTGTGATTTTTGTGGTAAAGGATTTCGTCGCAAGTCTGACCTGAACCGACACAGAAGTATCCACACGGAAGAGAAACCCTATGGTTGTGATGTGTGCGGGAAACAATTTAGCACTAGAGCTTATCTGAAGATACACGCTACTGTCCactcaggagagaaaccatttggttgtgatgtttgtgatcAAAAATTCACTCGGAAGTCGAGTCTTTTAACGCACTCAAGTGTCCACACATTCGAGAAACGctttggttgtgatgtttgtggtaaaAGATTTAATCGTAAAACTAATCTTTCCGTGCATTCAAGaacccacacaggagagaaaccttttaGTTGTGATGGTTGTGATAAACTATTTAGCACCAGAACAAACCTGAAGAGCCATATGAGTagccacacaggagagaaaccttttggttgtgatgtttgtaatAAAGGATTTTGTCACAAGTCTGAACTGACTCAACACATGAggatccacacaggagagaaaccctacagttgtgatgtttgtagtcaaAAGTTTAACCGTAAGTCAAATCTTTCCAAACACATGAGAATTCATACAGTAGATAAACCCTATGGTTGTGATGAAGAGCTGTGGGAAAGTCTGGAGGAAAAGCAGGAGACGGATATCACGGCTGTTACTGTGAagagtgaagatgaagaggaggaagctcagtgttctctgctacactggagacaaagtgaggagaacatcaaaggagaacctgcaacctgcagctcagctaAACTCATGAAAGTAGAACCAAATGGAGACATCAGTGAAGGCCCAGAAGCAGCAAACACTTGTACACAACAAGACACTGATGGAGAGGAAACAGACTGCTCTGACACTGAAGACAGTGAGGATTGGAGGGAACCTTTGTCCCAGTCTGAAGCTCAGAGTGAACACATGGACATGAGCTGTGAGAACTTTCAAACATCTGAGAACAACACCAGAGGAACATCATACAACACACTcaaaccctttggttgtgacCTGTGTGGGAAACAATTTCGCGACAGATATCTTCTGAAGATCCACATGataattcacacaggagagaaaccctttggttgtgaAGTTTGTGGTAAAAGATTTAATCGTAAGACTAATCTTTCCATGCACTCAAGAAcccacactggagagaaacctTTTAGTTGTGATGGTTGTGGTAAAGGGTTTTGTCATAAGTCTAATATGAAtcgacacatgagaatccacacgggagagaaaccctatgaatgtgatgtttgtggtaaaGGATGTTATTGCAGGTTTGAGCTGAGACAGCACATGAGAACTCACACGGGAGAAAAACGTTGTTCGTTGTGA
- the LOC114463973 gene encoding oocyte zinc finger protein XlCOF6-like isoform X10 translates to MAGPPGPSDVPDGVSCKHGLKLQDHLHIKKEEEELWESLEEKQETDITAVTVKSEDEEEEAQCSLLHWRQSEENIKGEPATCSSAKLMKVEPNGDISEGPEAANTCTQQDTDGEETDCSDTEDSEDWREPLSQSEAQSEHMDMSCENFQTSEKNTRGTSYNTHKLFGCDVCGKQFSDQTTLKVHTRIHTGEKPFGCDFCGKGFRRKSDLNRHRSIHTEEKPYGCDVCGKQFSTRAYLKIHATVHSGEKPFGCDVCDQKFTRKSSLLTHSSVHTFEKRFGCDVCGKRFNRKTNLSVHSRTHTGEKPFSCDGCDKLFSTRTNLKSHMSSHTGEKPFGCDVCNKGFCHKSELTQHMRIHTGEKPYSCDVCSQKFNRKSNLSKHMRIHTVDKPYGCDEELWESLEEKQETDITAVTVKSEDEEEEAQCSLLHWRQSEENIKGEPATCSSAKLMKVEPNGDISEGPEAANTCTQQDTDGEETDCSDTEDSEDWREPLSQSEAQSEHMDMSCENFQTSENNTRGTSYNTLKPFGCDLCGKQFRDRYLLKIHMIIHTGEKPFGCEVCGKRFNRKTNLSMHSRTHTGEKPFSCDGCGKGFCHKSNMNRHMRIHTGEKPYECDVCGKGCYCRFELRQHMRTHTGEKRCSL, encoded by the exons atggcagGACCACCAGGCCCAAGCG ATGTTCCTGATGGTGTTTCCTGTAAACATGGACTGAAGCTCCAGGATcatctccacataaagaaggaagaggaagaactgtGGGAAAGTCTGGAGGAAAAGCAGGAGACGGATATCACGGCTGTTACTGTGAagagtgaag atgaagaggaggaagctcagtgttctctgctacactggagacaaagtgaggagaacatcaaaggagaacctgcaacctgcagctcagctaAACTCATGAAAGTAGAACCAAATGGAGACATCAGTGAAGGCCCAGAAGCAGCAAACACTTGTACACAACAAGACACTGATGGAGAGGAAACAGACTGCTCTGACACTGAAGACAGTGAGGATTGGAGGGAACCTTTGTCCCAGTCTGAAGCTCAGAGTGAACACATGGACATGAGCTGTGAGAACTTTCAAACATCTGAGAAAAACACCAGAGGAACAtcatacaacacacacaaactttttGGTTGTGACGTGTGTGGGAAACAATTTAGCGACCAAACAACTTTGAAGGTTCACAcaagaattcacacaggagaaaaGCCCTTTGGTTGTGATTTTTGTGGTAAAGGATTTCGTCGCAAGTCTGACCTGAACCGACACAGAAGTATCCACACGGAAGAGAAACCCTATGGTTGTGATGTGTGCGGGAAACAATTTAGCACTAGAGCTTATCTGAAGATACACGCTACTGTCCactcaggagagaaaccatttggttgtgatgtttgtgatcAAAAATTCACTCGGAAGTCGAGTCTTTTAACGCACTCAAGTGTCCACACATTCGAGAAACGctttggttgtgatgtttgtggtaaaAGATTTAATCGTAAAACTAATCTTTCCGTGCATTCAAGaacccacacaggagagaaaccttttaGTTGTGATGGTTGTGATAAACTATTTAGCACCAGAACAAACCTGAAGAGCCATATGAGTagccacacaggagagaaaccttttggttgtgatgtttgtaatAAAGGATTTTGTCACAAGTCTGAACTGACTCAACACATGAggatccacacaggagagaaaccctacagttgtgatgtttgtagtcaaAAGTTTAACCGTAAGTCAAATCTTTCCAAACACATGAGAATTCATACAGTAGATAAACCCTATGGTTGTGATGAAGAGCTGTGGGAAAGTCTGGAGGAAAAGCAGGAGACGGATATCACGGCTGTTACTGTGAagagtgaagatgaagaggaggaagctcagtgttctctgctacactggagacaaagtgaggagaacatcaaaggagaacctgcaacctgcagctcagctaAACTCATGAAAGTAGAACCAAATGGAGACATCAGTGAAGGCCCAGAAGCAGCAAACACTTGTACACAACAAGACACTGATGGAGAGGAAACAGACTGCTCTGACACTGAAGACAGTGAGGATTGGAGGGAACCTTTGTCCCAGTCTGAAGCTCAGAGTGAACACATGGACATGAGCTGTGAGAACTTTCAAACATCTGAGAACAACACCAGAGGAACATCATACAACACACTcaaaccctttggttgtgacCTGTGTGGGAAACAATTTCGCGACAGATATCTTCTGAAGATCCACATGataattcacacaggagagaaaccctttggttgtgaAGTTTGTGGTAAAAGATTTAATCGTAAGACTAATCTTTCCATGCACTCAAGAAcccacactggagagaaacctTTTAGTTGTGATGGTTGTGGTAAAGGGTTTTGTCATAAGTCTAATATGAAtcgacacatgagaatccacacgggagagaaaccctatgaatgtgatgtttgtggtaaaGGATGTTATTGCAGGTTTGAGCTGAGACAGCACATGAGAACTCACACGGGAGAAAAACGTTGTTCGTTGTGA
- the LOC114463973 gene encoding oocyte zinc finger protein XlCOF6-like isoform X8 — protein sequence MAGPPGPSGFPADVPDGVSCKHGLKLQDHLHIKKEEEELWESLEEKQETDITAVTVKSEDEEEEAQCSLLHWRQSEENIKGEPATCSSAKLMKVEPNGDISEGPEAANTCTQQDTDGEETDCSDTEDSEDWREPLSQSEAQSEHMDMSCENFQTSEKNTRGTSYNTHKLFGCDVCGKQFSDQTTLKVHTRIHTGEKPFGCDFCGKGFRRKSDLNRHRSIHTEEKPYGCDVCGKQFSTRAYLKIHATVHSGEKPFGCDVCDQKFTRKSSLLTHSSVHTFEKRFGCDVCGKRFNRKTNLSVHSRTHTGEKPFSCDGCDKLFSTRTNLKSHMSSHTGEKPFGCDVCNKGFCHKSELTQHMRIHTGEKPYSCDVCSQKFNRKSNLSKHMRIHTVDKPYGCDEELWESLEEKQETDITAVTVKSEDEEEEAQCSLLHWRQSEENIKGEPATCSSAKLMKVEPNGDISEGPEAANTCTQQDTDGEETDCSDTEDSEDWREPLSQSEAQSEHMDMSCENFQTSENNTRGTSYNTLKPFGCDLCGKQFRDRYLLKIHMIIHTGEKPFGCEVCGKRFNRKTNLSMHSRTHTGEKPFSCDGCGKGFCHKSNMNRHMRIHTGEKPYECDVCGKGCYCRFELRQHMRTHTGEKRCSL from the exons atggcagGACCACCAGGCCCAAGCG GGTTTCCTGCAGATGTTCCTGATGGTGTTTCCTGTAAACATGGACTGAAGCTCCAGGATcatctccacataaagaaggaagaggaagaactgtGGGAAAGTCTGGAGGAAAAGCAGGAGACGGATATCACGGCTGTTACTGTGAagagtgaag atgaagaggaggaagctcagtgttctctgctacactggagacaaagtgaggagaacatcaaaggagaacctgcaacctgcagctcagctaAACTCATGAAAGTAGAACCAAATGGAGACATCAGTGAAGGCCCAGAAGCAGCAAACACTTGTACACAACAAGACACTGATGGAGAGGAAACAGACTGCTCTGACACTGAAGACAGTGAGGATTGGAGGGAACCTTTGTCCCAGTCTGAAGCTCAGAGTGAACACATGGACATGAGCTGTGAGAACTTTCAAACATCTGAGAAAAACACCAGAGGAACAtcatacaacacacacaaactttttGGTTGTGACGTGTGTGGGAAACAATTTAGCGACCAAACAACTTTGAAGGTTCACAcaagaattcacacaggagaaaaGCCCTTTGGTTGTGATTTTTGTGGTAAAGGATTTCGTCGCAAGTCTGACCTGAACCGACACAGAAGTATCCACACGGAAGAGAAACCCTATGGTTGTGATGTGTGCGGGAAACAATTTAGCACTAGAGCTTATCTGAAGATACACGCTACTGTCCactcaggagagaaaccatttggttgtgatgtttgtgatcAAAAATTCACTCGGAAGTCGAGTCTTTTAACGCACTCAAGTGTCCACACATTCGAGAAACGctttggttgtgatgtttgtggtaaaAGATTTAATCGTAAAACTAATCTTTCCGTGCATTCAAGaacccacacaggagagaaaccttttaGTTGTGATGGTTGTGATAAACTATTTAGCACCAGAACAAACCTGAAGAGCCATATGAGTagccacacaggagagaaaccttttggttgtgatgtttgtaatAAAGGATTTTGTCACAAGTCTGAACTGACTCAACACATGAggatccacacaggagagaaaccctacagttgtgatgtttgtagtcaaAAGTTTAACCGTAAGTCAAATCTTTCCAAACACATGAGAATTCATACAGTAGATAAACCCTATGGTTGTGATGAAGAGCTGTGGGAAAGTCTGGAGGAAAAGCAGGAGACGGATATCACGGCTGTTACTGTGAagagtgaagatgaagaggaggaagctcagtgttctctgctacactggagacaaagtgaggagaacatcaaaggagaacctgcaacctgcagctcagctaAACTCATGAAAGTAGAACCAAATGGAGACATCAGTGAAGGCCCAGAAGCAGCAAACACTTGTACACAACAAGACACTGATGGAGAGGAAACAGACTGCTCTGACACTGAAGACAGTGAGGATTGGAGGGAACCTTTGTCCCAGTCTGAAGCTCAGAGTGAACACATGGACATGAGCTGTGAGAACTTTCAAACATCTGAGAACAACACCAGAGGAACATCATACAACACACTcaaaccctttggttgtgacCTGTGTGGGAAACAATTTCGCGACAGATATCTTCTGAAGATCCACATGataattcacacaggagagaaaccctttggttgtgaAGTTTGTGGTAAAAGATTTAATCGTAAGACTAATCTTTCCATGCACTCAAGAAcccacactggagagaaacctTTTAGTTGTGATGGTTGTGGTAAAGGGTTTTGTCATAAGTCTAATATGAAtcgacacatgagaatccacacgggagagaaaccctatgaatgtgatgtttgtggtaaaGGATGTTATTGCAGGTTTGAGCTGAGACAGCACATGAGAACTCACACGGGAGAAAAACGTTGTTCGTTGTGA
- the LOC114463973 gene encoding oocyte zinc finger protein XlCOF6-like isoform X7, with amino-acid sequence MMTDSSAEEHSAGFPADVPDGVSCKHGLKLQDHLHIKKEEEELWESLEEKQETDITAVTVKSEDEEEEAQCSLLHWRQSEENIKGEPATCSSAKLMKVEPNGDISEGPEAANTCTQQDTDGEETDCSDTEDSEDWREPLSQSEAQSEHMDMSCENFQTSEKNTRGTSYNTHKLFGCDVCGKQFSDQTTLKVHTRIHTGEKPFGCDFCGKGFRRKSDLNRHRSIHTEEKPYGCDVCGKQFSTRAYLKIHATVHSGEKPFGCDVCDQKFTRKSSLLTHSSVHTFEKRFGCDVCGKRFNRKTNLSVHSRTHTGEKPFSCDGCDKLFSTRTNLKSHMSSHTGEKPFGCDVCNKGFCHKSELTQHMRIHTGEKPYSCDVCSQKFNRKSNLSKHMRIHTVDKPYGCDEELWESLEEKQETDITAVTVKSEDEEEEAQCSLLHWRQSEENIKGEPATCSSAKLMKVEPNGDISEGPEAANTCTQQDTDGEETDCSDTEDSEDWREPLSQSEAQSEHMDMSCENFQTSENNTRGTSYNTLKPFGCDLCGKQFRDRYLLKIHMIIHTGEKPFGCEVCGKRFNRKTNLSMHSRTHTGEKPFSCDGCGKGFCHKSNMNRHMRIHTGEKPYECDVCGKGCYCRFELRQHMRTHTGEKRCSL; translated from the exons GGTTTCCTGCAGATGTTCCTGATGGTGTTTCCTGTAAACATGGACTGAAGCTCCAGGATcatctccacataaagaaggaagaggaagaactgtGGGAAAGTCTGGAGGAAAAGCAGGAGACGGATATCACGGCTGTTACTGTGAagagtgaag atgaagaggaggaagctcagtgttctctgctacactggagacaaagtgaggagaacatcaaaggagaacctgcaacctgcagctcagctaAACTCATGAAAGTAGAACCAAATGGAGACATCAGTGAAGGCCCAGAAGCAGCAAACACTTGTACACAACAAGACACTGATGGAGAGGAAACAGACTGCTCTGACACTGAAGACAGTGAGGATTGGAGGGAACCTTTGTCCCAGTCTGAAGCTCAGAGTGAACACATGGACATGAGCTGTGAGAACTTTCAAACATCTGAGAAAAACACCAGAGGAACAtcatacaacacacacaaactttttGGTTGTGACGTGTGTGGGAAACAATTTAGCGACCAAACAACTTTGAAGGTTCACAcaagaattcacacaggagaaaaGCCCTTTGGTTGTGATTTTTGTGGTAAAGGATTTCGTCGCAAGTCTGACCTGAACCGACACAGAAGTATCCACACGGAAGAGAAACCCTATGGTTGTGATGTGTGCGGGAAACAATTTAGCACTAGAGCTTATCTGAAGATACACGCTACTGTCCactcaggagagaaaccatttggttgtgatgtttgtgatcAAAAATTCACTCGGAAGTCGAGTCTTTTAACGCACTCAAGTGTCCACACATTCGAGAAACGctttggttgtgatgtttgtggtaaaAGATTTAATCGTAAAACTAATCTTTCCGTGCATTCAAGaacccacacaggagagaaaccttttaGTTGTGATGGTTGTGATAAACTATTTAGCACCAGAACAAACCTGAAGAGCCATATGAGTagccacacaggagagaaaccttttggttgtgatgtttgtaatAAAGGATTTTGTCACAAGTCTGAACTGACTCAACACATGAggatccacacaggagagaaaccctacagttgtgatgtttgtagtcaaAAGTTTAACCGTAAGTCAAATCTTTCCAAACACATGAGAATTCATACAGTAGATAAACCCTATGGTTGTGATGAAGAGCTGTGGGAAAGTCTGGAGGAAAAGCAGGAGACGGATATCACGGCTGTTACTGTGAagagtgaagatgaagaggaggaagctcagtgttctctgctacactggagacaaagtgaggagaacatcaaaggagaacctgcaacctgcagctcagctaAACTCATGAAAGTAGAACCAAATGGAGACATCAGTGAAGGCCCAGAAGCAGCAAACACTTGTACACAACAAGACACTGATGGAGAGGAAACAGACTGCTCTGACACTGAAGACAGTGAGGATTGGAGGGAACCTTTGTCCCAGTCTGAAGCTCAGAGTGAACACATGGACATGAGCTGTGAGAACTTTCAAACATCTGAGAACAACACCAGAGGAACATCATACAACACACTcaaaccctttggttgtgacCTGTGTGGGAAACAATTTCGCGACAGATATCTTCTGAAGATCCACATGataattcacacaggagagaaaccctttggttgtgaAGTTTGTGGTAAAAGATTTAATCGTAAGACTAATCTTTCCATGCACTCAAGAAcccacactggagagaaacctTTTAGTTGTGATGGTTGTGGTAAAGGGTTTTGTCATAAGTCTAATATGAAtcgacacatgagaatccacacgggagagaaaccctatgaatgtgatgtttgtggtaaaGGATGTTATTGCAGGTTTGAGCTGAGACAGCACATGAGAACTCACACGGGAGAAAAACGTTGTTCGTTGTGA
- the LOC114463973 gene encoding uncharacterized protein LOC114463973 isoform X14: protein MNKTRGGFKHTMSGDLKPPGGGGSWRSLPRTQAAVKKHQIPEDCLHCGASVLSYGHFLHKAEVYCEGAEGLGKTLGLWLSDRKVSKTTRWRLEKTFDNMKNGNVPGPNIKTCKKCGQIISRETGHSVLRSAREAFCQRSDPKGRTVDQWLTEKRGGITSSEMAQRATKLANERQRRYRRMQAKNAERDKLTLRKRDDKKDEEKQENKDSCQRS from the exons ATGAACAAGACCAGAGGAG GTTTCAAACACACAATGTCTGGGGACTTGAAGCCACCAGGAGGAGGCGGGTCTTGGAGGTCACTGCCACGAACCCAAGCTGCTGTAAAGAAGCACCAGATCCCTGAAGACTGCCTTCACTGTGGGGCGTCGGTACTGTCTTATGGACACTTTCTCCACAAAGCTGAGGTCTATTGCGAGGGAGCAGAAGGATTAGGAAAGACTCTCGGCCTGTGGCTCAGTGACAGAAAAGTATCAAAGACCACTCGATGGAGGCTGGAAAAGACTTTTGATAACATGAAAAATGGCAACGTGCCAGGACCGAATATAAAGACGTGTAAGAAATGTGGTCAAATCATAAGTAGGGAGACTGGTCATTCTGTGCTGAGGTCAGCTAGGGAGGCCTTCTGCCAACGCTCAGACCCCAAAGGCAGGACGGTAGATCAATGGCTGACTGAAAAGAGAGGTGGCATCACCAGCAGTGAGATGGCACAGAGGGCAACCAAACTGGCAAACGAGAGACAGAGGAGATATAGAAGGATGCAGGCAAAGAACGCTGAGAGAGACAAACTGACCCTCAGGAAAAGAGACGACAAGAAAGATGAAGAAAAGCAAGAGAACAAAG ACTCCTGCCAGAGATCCTGA